The Yersinia intermedia genome window below encodes:
- the fepB gene encoding Fe2+-enterobactin ABC transporter substrate-binding protein, whose translation MSRYMSTCKTSRSLPALLGLLCLTLWLSGCKPAEESNTSAAGDSAPTWSRTVETAKGPVTLIQQPTRIVSTSITITGTLLAINAPVIASGATAPNSTVADNQGFFTQWSDVAQTKNLVPIYQTEPNAEAVAGMNPDLIIISATGGDSAVKLYEQLSAIAPTLVINYDDKSWQELAMILGQATGHETDAKEVIDKFANRLNEVKQNITLPPQPTSAFVYQAAGSTANVWTEDSAQGKLLQALGFRLAEIPETVKGNTSMGHRKDIVQLGGEKLAEGLSGETILLFSGDQPSVDALKSNKFLAHIPAIEHNRVYAVGYDTFRLDYYSASNLLARIEGMFTPPH comes from the coding sequence ATGTCCCGCTATATGTCTACCTGTAAAACATCCCGTTCTTTGCCTGCTTTGTTGGGCTTGCTGTGCCTGACACTTTGGCTATCCGGCTGTAAACCTGCCGAAGAGAGCAACACATCAGCGGCAGGTGATAGCGCACCCACATGGTCCCGGACGGTGGAAACGGCTAAAGGCCCGGTTACATTAATCCAGCAACCTACACGGATTGTCTCCACCAGTATCACCATCACTGGCACCTTACTGGCGATCAATGCGCCGGTGATTGCCAGTGGAGCGACAGCCCCCAACTCCACTGTCGCAGATAACCAAGGGTTCTTTACTCAATGGTCTGACGTCGCGCAGACAAAAAATTTAGTACCTATATATCAGACTGAACCAAACGCCGAAGCTGTGGCTGGCATGAACCCGGACTTAATTATTATTTCTGCCACCGGAGGGGATTCAGCGGTGAAATTGTATGAGCAGTTATCCGCTATCGCGCCAACCTTAGTGATTAATTACGATGATAAAAGCTGGCAAGAGTTGGCAATGATATTGGGGCAGGCAACCGGTCATGAAACCGATGCAAAAGAGGTGATTGATAAATTTGCCAACCGGCTCAATGAGGTGAAACAGAATATTACCTTACCACCACAGCCGACCTCGGCTTTTGTCTATCAGGCCGCAGGCAGCACCGCGAACGTGTGGACCGAAGACTCAGCACAAGGAAAATTGTTGCAAGCGTTGGGTTTTAGGCTCGCTGAAATACCTGAAACCGTGAAAGGTAACACCAGTATGGGACATCGTAAGGATATTGTTCAGTTAGGTGGCGAGAAGCTGGCTGAAGGTCTGAGCGGTGAAACTATTTTACTCTTCTCCGGTGATCAACCGTCAGTTGATGCATTGAAAAGTAATAAATTTTTAGCACATATTCCAGCGATTGAACACAACCGGGTTTATGCCGTGGGTTATGACACTTTCCGGTTGGATTATTACAGTGCGAGTAATCTGTTAGCTCGAATTGAAGGGATGTTTACACCGCCCCATTGA
- a CDS encoding methyl-accepting chemotaxis protein encodes MNFLKHITIRMALLSILVIFLLLWGGVSTFTLFSLNQLTSSLHLSSNQQKNINIINRGNDQYFRVVTRLSRAAAYRQSGATANADRELASAGVALKNTQDNLAKFKLQSHESMDPILTDKTIQSWSTLLSKGIEPMVKAVTENRFEDYNKLFNNDYPPLSREFGATVEKYNSAVDIATEAASLRVETLVDWCQRALFAALIAGVIILFLTDRYIVSYLVRPLESIKVHFKRLAEGQLGRPMPEFGRNCVGQLIPYLREMQSSLVNTVSTIRNSTDAIYTGAGEIAAGNADLSSRTEQQAAALEETAASMEQLNATVKQNAENAHQASKLAENASATAKNGGRIVNDVVATMSSITESSRRIADIIGVINSIAFQTNILALNAAVEAARAGEQGRGFAVVASEVRNLAQRSAQAAKEIEGLISESVSRVNIGSQQVSEAGETMNSIVQAVTNVTDIMGEIASASDEQSRGIGQIGQAVAEMDGVTQQNASLVQESAAAAASLEEQARQLTEAVSVFNLSDNMQATHS; translated from the coding sequence GTGAATTTTCTAAAACATATCACCATCAGGATGGCGCTATTATCTATTCTTGTTATTTTTTTGTTGCTCTGGGGAGGTGTCTCGACCTTTACATTATTTTCACTTAACCAATTGACGAGTTCATTACATCTGAGTTCTAACCAACAAAAAAACATTAATATTATTAATAGAGGTAATGACCAATATTTTCGTGTGGTTACTCGTTTAAGTCGTGCTGCGGCTTATCGTCAAAGTGGGGCAACTGCCAATGCTGATCGTGAATTGGCCTCAGCAGGTGTAGCACTGAAAAATACCCAGGATAATTTGGCAAAATTCAAGCTGCAATCTCATGAGTCGATGGATCCAATCTTGACCGATAAAACCATTCAAAGCTGGTCAACACTCTTGAGCAAAGGGATCGAACCGATGGTTAAAGCGGTTACCGAGAATCGCTTTGAAGATTATAACAAGTTATTTAACAATGATTATCCGCCATTGAGCCGGGAGTTCGGTGCCACAGTCGAGAAGTACAATTCTGCGGTTGATATTGCAACAGAGGCTGCCAGTTTGCGGGTTGAGACATTAGTCGACTGGTGTCAACGGGCGCTTTTTGCTGCATTAATTGCCGGTGTTATTATTCTGTTCTTAACAGATCGCTACATCGTCAGTTATTTAGTGCGCCCGTTGGAGTCGATCAAGGTGCACTTTAAGCGCTTAGCTGAAGGGCAATTAGGCCGGCCAATGCCTGAGTTTGGGCGTAATTGCGTCGGGCAATTGATCCCTTACTTACGTGAAATGCAAAGTAGTCTGGTGAATACGGTATCAACCATTCGCAACAGTACCGATGCGATTTATACCGGAGCCGGTGAAATCGCTGCGGGAAATGCGGACCTCTCTTCCCGTACCGAGCAACAAGCGGCGGCACTGGAAGAAACCGCGGCCAGTATGGAACAATTGAATGCAACGGTGAAACAGAACGCCGAAAATGCTCATCAAGCCAGTAAGTTGGCTGAGAATGCCTCTGCAACAGCGAAAAATGGCGGGCGGATTGTCAACGATGTCGTTGCTACCATGAGCAGTATTACGGAAAGCTCACGCCGTATTGCGGATATTATCGGTGTGATAAACAGTATCGCCTTCCAAACCAATATTCTGGCACTGAACGCGGCGGTTGAAGCAGCCCGGGCCGGTGAGCAGGGGCGGGGTTTTGCGGTTGTAGCAAGTGAAGTTCGTAATTTGGCCCAACGCAGTGCACAAGCGGCGAAAGAAATCGAAGGGTTGATCAGTGAATCGGTATCCCGCGTGAATATTGGCTCACAGCAAGTTTCTGAAGCAGGGGAGACGATGAACAGCATTGTGCAGGCAGTGACCAATGTAACCGATATTATGGGCGAGATTGCCTCCGCTTCTGACGAACAAAGCCGCGGGATTGGTCAAATTGGGCAAGCTGTCGCCGAGATGGACGGCGTCACACAACAGAATGCCTCCCTGGTACAAGAGTCCGCCGCCGCCGCCGCCTCGTTAGAAGAACAGGCACGGCAACTCACAGAAGCGGTCTCTGTTTTTAATTTATCAGATAATATGCAAGCCACTCATTCTTAG
- a CDS encoding lysozyme inhibitor LprI family protein, which translates to MRIAYFRGILFLLAMIISSSSFAINCQRAATPVEYTVCGDEDLHWLDQTFSDIYQSMLVKYDTETVYQQRQIWEKSLNSCTSDSCIQRAYFQGIASMSDIDKNFDWNGQWWNITKGNDRGGVIKITRVAEWGFSIDSRAWSGENTGNFRAEARKIEGLAVVDLIENTASCRLLLIPIKDGSIQVHSNGSWGCRISMPKDVFIDGQYIRAEKDPRETPSLLSVGIFTDTKNDKLFRELVGDHYAQFVASANVYIYSNDRDNRGAKVLSTWVRGAANKRASIIMYNRAGLMWAAYVAPEKNGTLRVHYFTNVPEDKDKRPKTIVEWQQTFMDN; encoded by the coding sequence ATGAGAATTGCTTACTTTCGCGGCATTTTGTTTTTACTGGCGATGATTATTTCATCGTCATCTTTTGCCATTAACTGCCAGCGTGCAGCGACACCGGTTGAATACACCGTATGCGGTGACGAAGATTTACACTGGCTGGATCAGACATTTAGCGATATCTATCAGTCTATGCTGGTTAAATATGATACAGAAACAGTGTATCAGCAACGACAAATATGGGAGAAATCCCTTAACAGTTGTACCAGTGATAGCTGTATTCAGCGCGCCTATTTTCAGGGCATTGCCTCAATGTCTGATATTGACAAAAATTTTGATTGGAACGGGCAGTGGTGGAATATCACCAAAGGGAATGACCGGGGCGGTGTTATCAAAATAACCCGGGTTGCTGAGTGGGGATTTAGTATCGATAGCCGCGCTTGGTCCGGTGAGAATACCGGTAATTTTAGAGCTGAAGCGCGTAAAATTGAAGGGTTGGCGGTTGTTGATCTTATTGAAAATACAGCAAGCTGCCGGTTATTACTGATCCCGATAAAAGATGGTTCAATTCAGGTGCACAGCAATGGCAGTTGGGGTTGCCGAATTTCGATGCCTAAAGATGTCTTTATTGACGGGCAGTATATTCGGGCTGAAAAAGATCCGCGTGAGACTCCGAGCTTACTCTCGGTCGGTATTTTTACTGATACCAAGAACGATAAACTTTTCCGTGAGTTAGTCGGCGACCATTACGCCCAGTTTGTCGCCTCAGCCAACGTCTATATCTATAGCAATGACCGGGATAACCGCGGGGCAAAAGTATTATCCACCTGGGTGCGAGGTGCAGCCAATAAGCGTGCATCAATCATTATGTATAACCGTGCTGGTTTGATGTGGGCCGCGTATGTTGCGCCTGAAAAAAATGGCACGCTGCGGGTTCACTATTTTACGAATGTGCCTGAAGATAAAGATAAAAGACCCAAAACGATTGTTGAATGGCAGCAAACCTTTATGGATAACTAA
- the lafU gene encoding putative lateral flagellar export/assembly protein LafU, whose amino-acid sequence MVTTTKLIVGVVSEEERQEIVAQLNGQTIFSQQSFISIPSKSKSGGGKFSDSIDGKEQAKETKSNLAVEVPEPEQSLEEVVDKSRKEMEELSRIIMQITSAYDAQSNLQMEVVPQGLRILIQDDKQRDMFQRSSAVLTPFFNRLLAELAPAFNEMDNKIIITGHTDASRYRDQVLYNNWNLSGERALMAHKALVKGGLSEGRVLQINAMADQMLLDPAEPLAAKNRRIEIMVLTKTASDTLYQFFGNHGENVVKPAAKKAG is encoded by the coding sequence TTGGTCACTACCACAAAGTTGATTGTTGGGGTGGTATCAGAAGAGGAGCGGCAAGAAATTGTGGCGCAACTGAATGGGCAAACCATCTTTTCGCAGCAATCTTTTATTTCAATTCCCTCTAAAAGTAAAAGTGGCGGCGGCAAGTTCTCTGACAGCATTGATGGCAAGGAGCAAGCAAAAGAGACTAAAAGTAATCTGGCAGTCGAAGTGCCGGAACCGGAGCAATCTCTGGAGGAGGTGGTGGATAAATCACGTAAAGAAATGGAAGAGTTATCACGCATCATTATGCAAATTACTTCCGCTTACGATGCGCAATCCAACTTGCAAATGGAAGTGGTGCCACAAGGGCTGCGTATTTTGATTCAGGATGATAAGCAGCGCGATATGTTCCAGCGCAGCAGCGCAGTACTAACGCCGTTCTTCAACCGTTTACTGGCTGAGTTGGCACCGGCATTTAATGAGATGGACAATAAAATCATTATTACCGGCCATACCGATGCTTCCCGCTACCGTGATCAGGTGTTGTACAACAACTGGAATCTGTCGGGTGAGCGAGCGTTGATGGCCCATAAAGCGTTGGTAAAAGGTGGGTTAAGTGAGGGGCGGGTATTGCAAATCAATGCGATGGCGGACCAGATGTTACTGGACCCTGCTGAACCCCTTGCGGCGAAAAACCGTCGTATTGAAATTATGGTCTTAACCAAAACCGCTTCAGACACCTTGTATCAATTCTTTGGCAACCACGGAGAGAATGTAGTGAAACCGGCAGCGAAGAAAGCCGGATAG
- a CDS encoding glycine zipper 2TM domain-containing protein, which yields MIKPLIAVTFAIATLSGCANNNTLSGDTFSSSQAGQAQTVTYGTLVSVRPVTIQGGDGNNVAGAIGGAVVGGFLGNTIGGGTGRRLGTAAGAVAGGVVGQQVQSMMNRSSGVELEVRRDNGTTFLVVQAQGVTQFQPGQRVTIATHGNTVTITPR from the coding sequence ATGATAAAACCACTCATTGCAGTAACCTTCGCCATTGCCACTCTCAGTGGTTGCGCCAATAACAATACCCTTTCGGGCGATACTTTTAGCAGTTCTCAGGCCGGCCAGGCCCAAACCGTGACTTATGGAACCTTGGTGTCTGTTCGTCCGGTCACTATTCAGGGGGGAGATGGGAATAACGTTGCAGGTGCTATAGGTGGGGCTGTTGTAGGTGGTTTTTTGGGTAATACCATTGGCGGTGGTACTGGTCGCCGTCTCGGTACCGCCGCAGGCGCGGTTGCCGGTGGCGTTGTGGGGCAACAAGTCCAGAGTATGATGAATCGCAGTAGTGGTGTGGAACTGGAAGTGCGCCGTGATAATGGCACCACCTTCCTGGTGGTTCAGGCTCAGGGGGTTACCCAATTCCAGCCGGGGCAGCGGGTTACCATTGCAACCCATGGGAATACCGTCACTATCACACCACGCTAG
- the hybA gene encoding hydrogenase 2 operon protein HybA — protein sequence MNRRHFFKLASGGVLLAGLSPSSKAEVQNRPPIPGALGMLYDSTLCVGCQACVSKCQQINHSEFAAHGETYAGGDAIWSNNDKLSPYTNNIIQVWTSGAGIHKDQLEDGYAYIKKQCMHCVDPNCVSVCPVSALRKDAKTGIVHYDPNICTGCRYCMVGCPFNVPKYDYDNPFGKIHKCELCNQKGVERLDKGGLPGCVEVCPTGAVIFGTREALLSEAKRRLTLTPGENYRFPRQTLSANDTYEHPVAHYDPHVYGEKEGGGTQVLVLAGIPTEKLDLPPLAELATGARSEHVQHTLYKGMILPLAVLAGVTALVHRNTRDERKDSDADTHDKKDGPDDDA from the coding sequence GTGAACCGACGTCACTTTTTCAAATTAGCCTCAGGCGGTGTCTTGCTGGCGGGGCTGTCCCCCAGCAGTAAAGCTGAGGTACAAAATCGGCCACCGATCCCCGGCGCGCTTGGCATGTTGTACGACTCGACGCTATGCGTCGGTTGTCAGGCATGTGTCAGCAAGTGCCAACAGATTAATCACAGCGAGTTTGCCGCGCACGGTGAAACCTACGCCGGTGGTGATGCTATCTGGTCCAATAACGACAAACTCAGCCCCTATACCAACAACATTATTCAGGTGTGGACCAGTGGTGCGGGTATCCATAAAGATCAGTTGGAAGATGGCTACGCCTATATCAAAAAACAGTGCATGCACTGTGTTGATCCCAACTGTGTTTCCGTCTGCCCGGTCAGTGCACTGCGCAAAGATGCCAAAACTGGCATTGTCCACTATGACCCGAATATCTGTACCGGCTGTCGCTACTGCATGGTCGGCTGCCCGTTCAATGTGCCGAAATACGATTACGATAACCCCTTTGGCAAGATCCATAAATGTGAGTTGTGTAATCAGAAAGGGGTGGAGCGGCTCGATAAAGGCGGCTTACCCGGTTGTGTTGAGGTGTGTCCGACTGGTGCGGTGATATTTGGTACCCGTGAAGCGTTGCTGTCAGAAGCCAAACGGCGGCTGACGTTAACACCGGGTGAGAACTACCGTTTCCCGCGGCAGACACTCAGTGCCAACGACACCTACGAGCATCCGGTTGCTCATTATGATCCGCATGTCTACGGCGAAAAAGAGGGCGGTGGTACGCAAGTGTTGGTGCTGGCGGGCATTCCGACCGAGAAACTTGATTTGCCACCGTTGGCAGAATTGGCAACCGGTGCGCGTTCGGAGCATGTTCAGCACACCCTGTACAAAGGCATGATCCTGCCGCTGGCGGTACTGGCCGGTGTGACGGCGCTGGTGCATCGCAATACCCGCGATGAGCGCAAAGACAGTGATGCCGACACGCACGATAAAAAGGACGGTCCAGATGACGATGCATAA
- the hybB gene encoding Ni/Fe-hydrogenase cytochrome b subunit: MTMHKSSPLGGRLVSWPVMLLAPFVVLCALLIVKRLVLGLGSVSDLNGGFPWGIWIAFDLLVGTGLACGGWALAWAVYVFNRGEYHPLVRPALLASLFGYALGGLSITIDVGRYWNLPYFFIPGYFNVNSVLFETAVCMTIYIGVMALEFAPALFERLGWKVSLKRLNKVMFFVIALGALLPTMHQSSMGSLMIAAGAKIHPLWQSYEMLPLFSLLTAAILGFSIVIFEGSLVQAGLRGRGANEAPLFTRLTTIIDLFLLLFVLLRLGEVVVRHKIDYLLHFDRYAIAFWAEIVLMTLPLIIFRIRRAREDSRLLFIGALCMIAGAALWRLNYSLLAFNPGGGYNYFPTTSEILISIGFVAIEVCAYILLIRLLPVLPAHGQLHKNNQTEVKHEPTHHH, from the coding sequence ATGACGATGCATAAATCCAGTCCACTGGGTGGGCGGCTGGTCAGTTGGCCGGTCATGCTGTTAGCGCCTTTTGTGGTGTTATGCGCGCTGCTGATAGTTAAACGTTTGGTGCTTGGGCTGGGTTCAGTCAGTGATTTGAACGGCGGCTTCCCATGGGGGATCTGGATCGCCTTCGACTTACTGGTGGGTACCGGCCTGGCCTGCGGCGGCTGGGCGTTGGCCTGGGCGGTTTATGTCTTTAACCGGGGTGAATATCACCCGCTGGTGCGCCCGGCGCTGTTAGCCAGTTTATTTGGTTATGCGCTGGGGGGATTGTCGATCACCATTGATGTTGGTCGTTACTGGAACCTGCCTTATTTCTTTATTCCCGGCTACTTTAACGTCAATTCGGTGTTATTCGAAACCGCCGTCTGTATGACCATTTATATCGGTGTGATGGCGCTGGAATTTGCCCCCGCACTGTTTGAACGCCTCGGTTGGAAAGTTTCGCTCAAGCGGCTGAACAAAGTGATGTTTTTCGTCATCGCACTGGGTGCGCTGCTGCCGACTATGCATCAGTCCTCAATGGGTTCATTGATGATTGCCGCAGGTGCGAAGATCCATCCGTTGTGGCAAAGCTATGAAATGTTACCGCTATTTTCATTGCTCACCGCCGCCATTCTGGGCTTCTCTATCGTCATCTTTGAAGGCTCTTTGGTGCAGGCCGGATTGCGTGGGCGAGGTGCCAATGAAGCACCGCTGTTTACCCGGCTGACCACCATTATCGACCTATTCCTGCTGCTATTTGTCTTGCTGCGCTTGGGTGAAGTGGTAGTGCGGCACAAAATAGATTATCTACTGCATTTCGACCGCTACGCTATCGCCTTTTGGGCTGAAATCGTACTGATGACTTTGCCGCTCATCATCTTCCGTATCCGGCGGGCCAGAGAAGACAGCCGCTTACTGTTTATCGGCGCGCTGTGCATGATTGCGGGCGCGGCGCTATGGCGGCTCAACTACTCGCTACTGGCCTTTAACCCCGGCGGTGGCTACAACTACTTCCCAACCACCAGTGAAATCCTGATCTCAATTGGCTTCGTCGCCATTGAGGTCTGCGCCTACATTTTATTGATTCGGCTATTGCCGGTGCTGCCTGCTCACGGGCAATTACATAAGAATAATCAGACAGAGGTAAAGCATGAGCCAACGCATCACCATTGA
- the hybC gene encoding hydrogenase 2 large subunit, with product MSQRITIDPVTRIEGHLRIDCEIEDGKVIKAWSSGTMWRGMEEILQGNDPRDAWMIVQRICGVCTTIHAIASVRAVENALGMEVPVNAQHIRNLILAAHSIHDHIVHFYQLSALDWVDVTSALQASPQKAAAMLSGLSSWPLNSAEEFSRVQQKIKDLVASGQLGIFANGYWGHPAMALPPEVNLIAVAHYLQALECQRDANRIVAVLGGKTPHIQNLAVGGVANPINLDMPSVLNLERLMLVKSFIDRLGSFIEQVYKVDTAVIAAHYPGWLNLGKGADYYLSVPELPTDRKGETFLLPGGYLDKGTFRPIANHNDPYLIKGIAESGKHAWYQDDEPLAPWEGKTNPNYTGWQEDGKYSWVKAPTFYGKTVEVGPLAWLMCGLAADHAPTKQHFSDIGAAYQKLSGQAITQDQLPSTLGRIIGRAVHCCVLHETLAQQWTALVTNIGTGDVETFIKPNIPLTGEIRGVGFEEAPRGMLSHWVVIKDGKIANYQAVVPSTWNAGPRNYNDEPGPYEQALVGTPVADPAKPLEVVRTIHSFDPCMSCAVHIVDTTGNEVTKVKVL from the coding sequence ATGAGCCAACGCATCACCATTGATCCCGTTACCCGCATTGAGGGACACCTGCGGATCGACTGCGAAATTGAGGACGGCAAGGTCATTAAAGCCTGGTCCTCCGGCACCATGTGGCGTGGCATGGAAGAGATTTTACAAGGCAATGATCCCCGCGATGCCTGGATGATTGTGCAGCGTATTTGCGGCGTATGTACCACCATCCACGCTATCGCCTCGGTACGCGCCGTGGAAAATGCGCTGGGGATGGAAGTCCCGGTCAATGCGCAACATATCCGCAATTTGATTCTGGCCGCGCACAGCATCCATGACCATATCGTGCACTTCTACCAACTGTCCGCCCTGGATTGGGTGGATGTCACCTCCGCGCTGCAAGCCTCGCCACAGAAGGCGGCCGCCATGTTGAGTGGCTTATCGAGCTGGCCACTGAACAGCGCGGAAGAGTTCAGCCGCGTACAACAGAAAATCAAAGATCTGGTGGCCAGCGGGCAGTTAGGCATTTTTGCCAACGGCTATTGGGGCCATCCGGCAATGGCGTTGCCACCAGAAGTGAACCTGATTGCGGTAGCGCACTATTTGCAAGCATTGGAATGCCAACGTGATGCCAACCGCATTGTGGCGGTATTGGGGGGCAAAACACCGCACATTCAGAATCTGGCGGTGGGGGGTGTTGCCAATCCAATCAATCTGGATATGCCAAGTGTGCTTAATCTGGAGCGCTTGATGTTGGTGAAATCCTTCATCGACCGACTGGGCAGTTTTATCGAGCAAGTTTATAAGGTGGACACGGCGGTGATCGCTGCCCACTATCCAGGCTGGCTCAATCTGGGCAAAGGGGCCGATTACTATCTCAGCGTGCCGGAGCTACCGACCGATCGCAAAGGGGAGACTTTCCTGCTGCCGGGTGGCTATCTGGATAAGGGCACCTTCCGGCCGATTGCCAATCATAACGATCCTTATCTGATCAAAGGTATTGCCGAGAGCGGCAAACATGCCTGGTATCAGGATGACGAACCGCTGGCACCGTGGGAGGGCAAAACCAACCCGAACTACACCGGCTGGCAGGAAGATGGCAAATACTCGTGGGTAAAAGCGCCGACTTTCTATGGCAAAACGGTAGAAGTTGGGCCGCTGGCATGGTTGATGTGCGGTCTGGCGGCTGACCACGCGCCGACTAAACAGCATTTCAGCGATATTGGCGCGGCCTATCAGAAATTGAGCGGGCAGGCTATCACGCAAGATCAATTGCCATCGACGCTGGGCCGCATCATTGGCCGCGCGGTGCATTGTTGCGTGCTGCATGAAACGCTGGCTCAGCAATGGACGGCGCTGGTGACCAATATCGGTACCGGCGACGTAGAAACCTTTATCAAACCGAATATTCCGTTAACTGGCGAAATTCGCGGTGTTGGCTTTGAAGAAGCGCCACGCGGCATGTTGTCGCACTGGGTGGTCATCAAAGACGGCAAAATCGCCAACTATCAGGCGGTGGTGCCCTCCACCTGGAACGCCGGCCCGCGTAACTACAATGACGAGCCTGGGCCATATGAACAAGCGCTGGTGGGCACGCCGGTTGCTGATCCGGCCAAACCGCTCGAAGTGGTGCGGACCATTCACTCATTCGACCCGTGTATGTCTTGTGCCGTACATATTGTTGATACAACGGGCAACGAAGTGACCAAAGTCAAGGTGCTGTGA
- a CDS encoding HyaD/HybD family hydrogenase maturation endopeptidase, with amino-acid sequence MGILVLGIGNLLLSDEAVGVRLVEALEQRFEIPPGVEVLDGGTAGLELMEAMANREHLIVADAVFTGQPPGSVAVLHDKEIPAMFSRKVSPHQLGLCDVLMALQLTGESPRQLTLVGVVPESLAPGIGLTPTVTQAMEPALEQILAALRLSGITLNAREQDHV; translated from the coding sequence ATGGGGATTTTGGTATTAGGTATAGGTAACTTATTACTCAGCGATGAAGCGGTGGGGGTACGTCTGGTTGAAGCATTGGAACAACGCTTTGAGATACCCCCAGGTGTTGAGGTGTTGGACGGCGGTACCGCAGGTTTAGAACTGATGGAAGCGATGGCAAACCGCGAACATTTGATTGTTGCTGATGCGGTATTCACCGGCCAGCCTCCGGGTAGCGTCGCGGTGCTGCATGATAAAGAGATACCGGCTATGTTCAGCCGTAAAGTCTCGCCCCACCAGTTGGGGCTATGCGATGTGTTGATGGCACTGCAACTGACCGGTGAATCCCCGCGCCAACTGACATTGGTGGGCGTGGTGCCAGAATCTCTGGCGCCGGGAATTGGCCTGACACCGACGGTGACACAGGCGATGGAGCCAGCATTGGAGCAGATTCTGGCCGCATTGCGTTTAAGCGGAATTACGCTCAACGCGCGGGAGCAAGACCATGTCTGA
- the hybE gene encoding hydrogenase-2 assembly chaperone: protein MSDFLDDAGIIGLTQNPAPLLEQVFSQIAADEMRGLPFYRDHIPLRACGFQLFEQQWVGALLTPWMLSLVVLPGPQQSWPRRVVGERLMLALPCGTISFTLGEIAGCGQYLSRSLMSPLDTTLQAEQALLLAEQSARMVLSLPISDADAPVNPRRRALFSQMTNQHA, encoded by the coding sequence ATGTCTGACTTCCTTGATGACGCTGGCATTATCGGGCTGACGCAAAACCCGGCACCTTTGCTGGAGCAGGTTTTTAGCCAGATTGCCGCGGATGAGATGCGCGGCTTGCCATTCTACCGTGACCACATACCGCTACGCGCCTGTGGCTTTCAGTTATTTGAGCAGCAATGGGTGGGGGCGTTATTGACCCCGTGGATGCTGAGTTTAGTGGTATTACCGGGGCCGCAGCAAAGCTGGCCGCGCCGGGTGGTGGGTGAGCGCCTGATGCTGGCACTGCCATGTGGCACCATCAGTTTTACGCTCGGCGAAATAGCCGGCTGCGGCCAGTACCTGAGCCGCTCGTTGATGTCGCCATTGGACACCACGCTGCAAGCGGAACAGGCGCTGCTTCTGGCAGAACAGAGCGCTCGCATGGTGCTTTCACTGCCCATTAGCGATGCTGATGCACCGGTTAATCCACGGCGGCGGGCGTTGTTTAGTCAAATGACGAATCAGCATGCATGA
- the hypA gene encoding hydrogenase maturation nickel metallochaperone HypA yields MHEISLCLSTLDLIETQARLNGAKRITAVWLEIGALSCIEESALRFSFDAASRETLAANCQLHINYLPAQAWCWECSASVQIERHDAGCPHCGSHALQVESGDSLQVKQIEVE; encoded by the coding sequence ATGCATGAAATCAGTTTATGCCTCAGTACGCTGGACCTGATTGAAACACAGGCCAGGCTTAACGGGGCCAAACGAATAACGGCGGTATGGCTGGAGATTGGTGCGCTCTCTTGTATTGAGGAGAGCGCATTGCGTTTTAGTTTTGACGCCGCCAGCCGTGAGACATTGGCCGCTAATTGCCAATTGCATATCAATTATTTACCCGCACAAGCCTGGTGTTGGGAGTGTAGCGCCAGTGTTCAGATTGAACGGCACGATGCCGGGTGCCCGCATTGTGGCAGCCATGCTCTGCAAGTGGAGAGTGGTGACAGTTTGCAGGTAAAACAGATAGAAGTGGAATAA